In a genomic window of Mucilaginibacter sp. KACC 22063:
- a CDS encoding alpha-L-fucosidase, whose amino-acid sequence MKRRTLIKGALTGVSSLYLSQFYKKAFGAVPSGNSFANGPFQPTWESLSNYQVPEWFRDAKFGMWAHWSPQCQPERGDWYARGMYQEGSDQYNYHCQKYGHPSKFGFKDVINEWKADKWDPEELVSLYKNAGAKYFVGLANHHDNFDLYDSKYQSWNSTRFGPKKDIIKGWAEAAKRNGLPFGVSIHGSHPWTWYEVAQRSDKKGPLAGVPYDGKLTKADGKGKWWDGYDPQELYAQNHPLSEKSEDNGSIHRQWAWGNGAYPPSKAYCEKFYNRTIDLINKYEPDLVYFDDTVLPLWPVSDAGLRIAAHMYNRSISKHGKLTAVINGKILDEQQRKCMVWDIERGQSNSIEPLPWQTDTCIGGWHYERRIYDDNSYKSAKTVIHTLVDVVSKNGNLLLNIPVRGDGSIDEKERAIVGGITDWMHVNSEAIYGTRPWTTFGEGPAMESAAPLSAQGFNEGKGKPFTDKDIRFTTKGKTLYATLLGWPADGEALITSLAGKGKVNAVSMLGNNSQLAFKQEQNGLQVKMPGTQPAKDAVVLKIEGAIV is encoded by the coding sequence ATGAAGAGAAGAACTTTAATAAAAGGCGCATTAACAGGGGTATCATCATTATACCTATCCCAGTTCTATAAAAAGGCTTTCGGAGCAGTGCCGTCTGGAAATTCTTTTGCAAACGGGCCTTTTCAGCCTACCTGGGAATCCCTGTCTAATTATCAGGTACCGGAGTGGTTCCGTGATGCTAAATTTGGAATGTGGGCGCATTGGAGCCCGCAATGTCAGCCCGAGCGCGGCGATTGGTATGCACGCGGTATGTACCAGGAAGGCAGCGATCAATACAATTATCATTGCCAGAAATACGGCCATCCTTCAAAATTCGGTTTTAAAGATGTGATCAATGAGTGGAAAGCTGACAAATGGGATCCTGAAGAATTGGTATCGCTATACAAAAATGCCGGGGCAAAGTATTTTGTGGGGTTAGCCAATCACCACGATAATTTTGATCTGTATGACAGCAAATACCAGAGCTGGAATTCGACACGCTTTGGCCCTAAAAAGGATATCATTAAAGGTTGGGCAGAAGCAGCTAAAAGAAACGGTTTGCCTTTTGGGGTAAGTATACATGGATCGCACCCGTGGACATGGTATGAAGTAGCACAACGCTCTGATAAGAAAGGCCCGTTAGCTGGTGTACCTTATGATGGTAAACTGACTAAAGCAGATGGAAAAGGTAAATGGTGGGACGGTTATGATCCTCAGGAATTATATGCGCAAAATCACCCGCTTAGCGAAAAAAGTGAAGATAATGGATCCATACACAGGCAATGGGCTTGGGGCAATGGCGCTTACCCGCCATCTAAAGCTTATTGCGAAAAATTTTATAATAGAACCATTGATCTGATTAATAAATATGAACCAGATCTGGTTTATTTTGATGATACTGTTTTACCATTATGGCCGGTTAGTGATGCGGGTTTACGCATTGCGGCTCACATGTATAACCGAAGTATCAGTAAACATGGTAAACTTACAGCAGTAATTAATGGTAAGATTTTAGATGAGCAACAACGCAAATGTATGGTTTGGGATATAGAGCGGGGGCAAAGCAACAGCATAGAACCATTACCATGGCAAACGGATACTTGTATAGGCGGTTGGCATTATGAAAGAAGAATATATGATGATAACAGTTACAAATCTGCAAAAACGGTTATTCATACGCTGGTAGATGTGGTAAGTAAGAATGGCAATTTGCTGCTTAACATTCCGGTGAGGGGCGATGGATCGATAGACGAAAAGGAGCGTGCAATAGTTGGCGGTATAACCGACTGGATGCACGTTAACAGCGAAGCTATTTACGGTACCCGCCCTTGGACAACTTTTGGCGAAGGGCCTGCTATGGAATCGGCAGCGCCGCTTAGTGCACAGGGTTTCAATGAAGGCAAAGGAAAGCCATTTACTGATAAAGATATCCGCTTCACTACTAAGGGTAAAACCCTGTATGCAACTTTATTAGGCTGGCCTGCAGATGGTGAAGCCTTAATTACCAGCCTTGCCGGCAAAGGTAAGGTGAATGCTGTAAGTATGCTTGGAAATAATAGTCAGCTCGCTTTCAAGCAGGAACAAAATGGATTACAGGTAAAAATGCCAGGCACACAGCCTGCTAAGGATGCCGTTGTTCTGAAGATTGAAGGTGCAATTGTTTAA